A genome region from Coprococcus phoceensis includes the following:
- a CDS encoding YccF domain-containing protein, giving the protein MGCLGNVLWFVFGGAVSGLSWCLAGCLWCITVVGIPVGMQCFKFAALSFFPFGKEVQYGGGAGSFLLNIIWLIVSGLPLALEHLALGTALCVTIIGIPFGLQQFKLAKLALMPFGAEVY; this is encoded by the coding sequence ATGGGATGCCTGGGAAATGTGTTGTGGTTTGTGTTTGGCGGCGCAGTCAGTGGGCTGAGCTGGTGTCTGGCAGGTTGTCTCTGGTGTATTACCGTTGTGGGGATTCCGGTGGGGATGCAGTGTTTTAAATTTGCGGCGCTTAGTTTTTTCCCCTTTGGAAAAGAGGTGCAGTATGGTGGCGGAGCTGGTTCGTTCCTTTTGAATATCATCTGGCTGATTGTATCCGGTCTGCCTCTTGCACTGGAGCATCTGGCGTTGGGTACAGCTTTATGTGTGACGATTATCGGAATCCCGTTTGGTTTACAGCAGTTTAAACTGGCGAAACTGGCATTGATGCCGTTTGGTGCGGAGGTGTATTAA
- a CDS encoding sensor histidine kinase — translation MIKLGFVLLIAVILVQGMLFWKYQRQVKDICRQLSFLMKHDSNMLITREMDFGGIGELADVLNEWLELKRREKKEYLKKEEMISDTYTNLSHDIRTPLTSLDGYFQLMETCEDQEEQRRYMKIIQERIGSLKEMLEELFTFTKLKNDSFHLEMSSCCINKILKDTIFSYYDEWTGRGIEPEIQITDKLLFMNGNEQGIQRIFQNIIKNGLDHGEKKISISLEEVENNIRIQIKNQVCHVEKINVDQVFERFYKADEARSKTSSGLGLSIAKELVLRMDGKISARIEGNEFCVEIVFPK, via the coding sequence ATGATAAAACTAGGGTTCGTGCTATTGATAGCAGTGATACTGGTACAAGGAATGTTATTTTGGAAATACCAGCGGCAGGTGAAAGACATCTGCCGCCAGTTGTCGTTTCTGATGAAGCACGACAGCAACATGCTGATTACCAGAGAAATGGATTTTGGAGGCATTGGTGAGTTGGCAGATGTTTTAAACGAATGGCTGGAACTGAAGCGAAGGGAAAAGAAGGAATACTTGAAGAAAGAGGAGATGATTTCGGATACATATACAAATCTCTCACATGATATCCGTACTCCTTTGACATCCCTTGACGGATATTTTCAGTTAATGGAAACCTGTGAAGACCAGGAAGAGCAGAGACGGTATATGAAGATCATACAGGAGAGAATCGGCAGCCTGAAAGAAATGCTGGAAGAATTATTTACTTTTACAAAACTTAAAAACGATTCTTTTCATCTGGAAATGTCATCCTGCTGTATCAACAAGATTTTGAAAGATACCATATTTTCCTACTACGATGAATGGACGGGCAGAGGAATTGAACCGGAGATACAGATTACAGATAAACTGCTGTTTATGAACGGAAATGAACAGGGAATCCAGAGAATTTTTCAGAATATCATAAAAAACGGACTGGATCACGGGGAGAAGAAAATCAGTATTTCACTGGAAGAAGTTGAAAACAACATCCGGATACAGATAAAAAATCAAGTATGTCATGTGGAAAAAATAAATGTAGATCAGGTGTTTGAACGGTTTTATAAAGCGGATGAAGCACGCAGTAAGACTTCCAGCGGTCTCGGCTTATCAATTGCGAAAGAGCTGGTACTTCGTATGGATGGGAAAATCAGCGCCCGGATAGAAGGGAATGAGTTCTGTGTGGAGATTGTGTTTCCAAAATAA
- a CDS encoding ABC transporter permease, translating into MLNMIKMDLYRMVRTKSMYVVWIVMAAAIFFSTSMSKLDIDTMNKEAEQQQTENIAETVKPETINMGMSVFLPTQPGEKVTVFDQVYANLQAKFVALFLVIFTVLFSSADIGSGYIKNIGGQVRSRRNLIFSKASVLFVYTTVTMLLYFIIQIIAQQMYFGYLEWGNGSELLRYFGIQILLHYALVLISMAIAVVLNSNVFSMTIVICLCMNTMIVLYGVINHLIQKAGVENFQILKYTVTGKIALLSMSPTNKECLTAVVIAAAFGIVVTLLTAWVFRKRDI; encoded by the coding sequence ATGCTTAATATGATAAAAATGGATCTGTACCGGATGGTCCGGACAAAAAGTATGTATGTGGTATGGATTGTGATGGCGGCAGCTATATTCTTCTCCACATCCATGTCGAAACTGGATATTGATACGATGAACAAGGAAGCGGAACAACAGCAGACAGAAAACATTGCAGAAACAGTGAAACCAGAAACCATCAATATGGGAATGTCCGTATTCCTGCCGACACAGCCGGGAGAAAAAGTAACGGTCTTTGATCAGGTATATGCAAACCTGCAGGCGAAGTTTGTGGCGTTGTTTCTGGTGATTTTTACAGTGCTGTTTTCCAGTGCAGATATAGGAAGCGGTTATATTAAAAATATCGGCGGGCAGGTAAGGAGCCGGAGAAACCTGATCTTTTCCAAAGCTTCCGTGTTGTTTGTGTATACGACTGTTACCATGCTGCTTTATTTCATCATTCAGATTATTGCACAGCAGATGTACTTCGGATATCTGGAGTGGGGGAATGGAAGCGAGTTGCTGAGATACTTTGGTATTCAGATTTTGCTTCATTATGCACTGGTACTAATCAGTATGGCGATTGCGGTGGTTTTGAACAGCAACGTGTTCAGCATGACGATTGTTATCTGCCTGTGCATGAATACCATGATTGTCTTATACGGAGTGATCAATCATTTGATCCAGAAGGCAGGTGTGGAGAATTTCCAGATTTTGAAATATACAGTGACAGGAAAGATTGCACTTTTATCCATGTCACCGACCAATAAGGAATGCCTGACGGCAGTTGTGATTGCGGCGGCGTTCGGAATCGTGGTTACATTACTGACAGCATGGGTATTCAGAAAGAGAGATATCTAA
- a CDS encoding ABC transporter ATP-binding protein produces MKALSELLLSTNGLTKQYGHHKAVDKVNLHIKKGAIYGFIGRNGAGKTTCLKMISGLARPTAGEIEMFGCKGKELERIRSRVGCLIEAPGLYGNMNAYTNLKIKCELFGIRKKGYIEDILETVGLEGVGKKKTKHFSLGMKQRLGIGLALVGEPDLLVLDEPINGLDPQGIAEVRDTIQRLRDERNMTILISSHILEELSKIATDYGIIHNGSLLQELTSEELMKRCSERIEIELIHPEQAVPILDRMGFTNYQVTDKSHIHIFERLNESANVNMELAKAGILVNGISITSEELETYFLNLTGGNQNA; encoded by the coding sequence ATGAAAGCATTGAGTGAATTGTTATTAAGTACAAATGGATTGACGAAGCAGTATGGTCATCATAAGGCAGTGGATAAAGTAAACCTTCACATAAAAAAGGGTGCTATCTATGGATTTATCGGACGGAACGGTGCGGGAAAGACGACTTGCCTGAAGATGATCAGTGGACTTGCAAGACCGACAGCCGGAGAGATTGAGATGTTCGGGTGTAAAGGAAAAGAACTGGAGAGGATTCGTTCTCGTGTGGGGTGTCTGATTGAAGCACCGGGGCTGTATGGCAACATGAATGCATATACAAACCTGAAAATAAAATGTGAATTGTTTGGTATTCGGAAAAAGGGATACATCGAAGATATCTTAGAGACGGTCGGACTGGAAGGTGTCGGAAAGAAAAAAACGAAACATTTTTCCCTTGGAATGAAGCAGCGTCTCGGAATCGGGCTGGCACTGGTCGGGGAGCCGGATCTCCTGGTCCTTGATGAACCGATCAATGGGCTTGATCCCCAGGGAATTGCAGAGGTGCGTGATACCATACAGAGACTGCGAGATGAACGGAATATGACGATTTTGATATCCAGTCATATTTTAGAGGAATTATCTAAGATTGCAACGGATTATGGAATTATCCATAATGGAAGTCTTCTGCAGGAGCTGACAAGCGAAGAACTGATGAAACGCTGCAGTGAACGGATTGAAATAGAGTTAATCCATCCGGAGCAGGCAGTCCCGATTCTGGACAGAATGGGATTTACCAACTATCAGGTTACAGATAAGAGCCATATCCATATATTTGAACGATTGAATGAAAGCGCCAATGTCAATATGGAACTGGCAAAAGCAGGAATTTTGGTCAATGGAATTTCCATTACCAGTGAAGAACTGGAAACCTATTTCTTGAATCTGACAGGAGGGAATCAAAATGCTTAA
- a CDS encoding response regulator transcription factor — protein sequence MRKMEQKNRILIVEDDTDINNLLYTALQKAGYETVQAFSGTEARMLFQMDKAGFSLILLDLMLPGISGEEVLAQIRKQGNTPVIVLTAKDGLDEKIGLLTSGADDYITKPFEIQEVLARIQVQLRHMQQEPEHKSVSYKNLELDRERFEVRIAGVLLPKITKQEFAILELLLEHPKQVFSKEEIFEYAWDEHYMGETKTLDVHISNIRKKIKAVTQEEYIDTVWGIGYRLHS from the coding sequence ATGAGAAAAATGGAGCAGAAAAACAGAATTCTGATTGTAGAAGACGATACGGATATCAATAATCTTTTATATACGGCATTACAGAAAGCAGGGTATGAGACGGTACAGGCTTTTTCCGGGACGGAAGCGAGGATGCTGTTCCAGATGGATAAGGCGGGCTTTTCTTTGATTCTATTGGATCTGATGCTTCCGGGAATTTCAGGAGAAGAGGTGCTTGCCCAGATTCGGAAACAGGGCAATACGCCGGTTATTGTCCTGACAGCCAAAGACGGATTGGATGAAAAAATCGGGCTTCTTACCAGTGGGGCAGATGATTACATTACAAAACCGTTTGAGATACAGGAGGTGCTTGCCCGGATTCAGGTTCAGCTCCGCCATATGCAGCAGGAGCCGGAACATAAAAGCGTGTCATATAAAAACCTGGAACTGGACCGTGAGCGCTTTGAAGTCCGGATTGCCGGAGTGCTGCTTCCCAAAATTACAAAGCAGGAATTTGCAATTCTGGAGCTTTTACTGGAGCATCCGAAACAGGTCTTCAGCAAAGAAGAGATTTTTGAATATGCGTGGGATGAACACTATATGGGAGAGACAAAGACACTGGATGTACATATCAGCAATATCCGGAAAAAGATAAAAGCAGTAACGCAGGAGGAATATATTGATACCGTATGGGGAATCGGCTACCGTCTGCATTCTTAA
- a CDS encoding single-stranded DNA-binding protein, producing the protein MSAILTILGRATRDPEMQQGKNSGTEYVSLDIAVSQRGQDGKEETIYYQCYFNKFLAERLAKAGVKKGTGLMIYGDLELHPFIYQKGKNAGQANAGPRINVKDWHFVPSNRSDSNTGHPGANQNSQPNGGAATPGAAGNGSYPMQGNPNGSYQNQAMPGGYPQQGMAPANGAYTPPANGGQYQAPPNGTGQPQSSYPPQGSYTGMPNYGGMPGSQPTDGFQNVPEQMASQLPY; encoded by the coding sequence ATGTCAGCAATTTTAACAATTTTAGGGAGGGCCACAAGAGATCCTGAGATGCAGCAAGGAAAAAATTCCGGTACGGAATATGTTTCTCTGGACATTGCAGTTTCACAGCGAGGCCAGGATGGAAAGGAAGAAACCATTTACTATCAGTGCTATTTTAACAAGTTCCTTGCAGAACGCTTAGCAAAAGCAGGCGTAAAGAAAGGAACCGGGCTGATGATCTATGGTGATCTGGAGCTTCATCCGTTCATTTATCAGAAAGGAAAGAATGCGGGGCAGGCAAATGCCGGTCCGAGGATCAATGTCAAGGACTGGCACTTTGTACCATCCAACCGTTCTGACAGCAATACCGGACATCCGGGTGCAAACCAGAACAGCCAGCCGAATGGTGGTGCGGCAACGCCCGGTGCAGCCGGCAATGGCAGCTACCCAATGCAGGGAAATCCCAATGGCAGCTACCAGAATCAGGCAATGCCTGGCGGCTATCCACAGCAGGGAATGGCTCCTGCTAACGGTGCCTACACGCCTCCTGCAAATGGCGGACAGTATCAGGCTCCGCCAAACGGAACCGGTCAGCCACAGAGCAGCTACCCGCCGCAGGGCAGTTATACCGGAATGCCAAATTACGGAGGTATGCCGGGCAGTCAGCCAACTGACGGCTTTCAAAATGTGCCGGAACAGATGGCATCCCAGTTGCCCTATTAA
- a CDS encoding AAA family ATPase produces MANNIVATWGFKRKLPEPFEDYTDHAIFDDIASKYCTQPRKKSTLHAATLRAVLAYLELENPVGSTPPEKLGAVGTQSNNFVVAEYPSKTGDLQVVVYNQLNGKFYGGCYTPPPDVESTPEKYEFKDSKQSGAALLFALMPVFLADEECNEKYQELKAHRDNGYPDLDAAAETAAVLCDNIYRRTRYASGLPTGGVKIDLPANGVLSLIKPLNIQKGVYAPTEVLHGDFQVLRPGSGFKKAQAAISRDDFVGKFILTASRRLSPEEEVSVPTLAEWYIIPPEIKRICEHAKLTTDTTQPMRNFLLRGPAGTGKTEGAKAIASALHLPYRCITCSANTEVFDLLGQILPDVDGKRTRLQRQYPSFQEIQLDPSGAYQKLTGNYDEEISAEDTYQKLIDTIFDEMHSYYKEHTSGQNFQYVDTPLVEAIRYGYILEIQEPTVIANPGVLVGLNSLLDRCNSVYLPNGETIHRHPDTTIVITTNNDYAGCKQMNQSVISRMNLVIDLDEPDEDTQVERAMAVTGCKDAKTVRLMTRIVKSMAVYCRENLITDGCCGMRELISWVQSYMVCGDIREAARYTVLASASADAENRTEVEESCLDTVLAA; encoded by the coding sequence ATGGCAAATAACATCGTAGCAACCTGGGGGTTCAAACGCAAACTCCCGGAACCATTTGAGGATTATACGGACCATGCAATCTTTGATGACATTGCATCCAAATACTGTACTCAGCCACGGAAAAAATCCACGCTTCATGCAGCTACCCTGCGGGCAGTCCTTGCTTATCTGGAGCTGGAAAACCCGGTTGGCAGTACCCCGCCGGAAAAGCTTGGGGCGGTCGGTACCCAATCCAACAATTTTGTTGTGGCGGAATATCCGAGCAAAACCGGTGATCTTCAGGTGGTTGTCTACAACCAGCTAAACGGAAAGTTTTACGGAGGCTGCTATACTCCTCCGCCGGATGTGGAAAGCACACCGGAAAAATACGAATTTAAAGACTCCAAACAGTCCGGTGCGGCTCTGCTGTTCGCACTGATGCCGGTTTTTCTGGCAGATGAAGAGTGTAATGAAAAGTATCAGGAATTAAAAGCGCACCGGGACAACGGTTATCCCGATCTGGACGCCGCTGCGGAAACAGCAGCCGTTCTCTGCGACAACATTTACCGGAGAACCCGCTATGCATCAGGTCTCCCGACCGGTGGTGTTAAGATTGACCTTCCGGCAAACGGCGTATTGTCGCTGATCAAACCGTTAAATATCCAGAAGGGGGTCTATGCACCAACCGAAGTGCTCCATGGAGACTTTCAGGTGTTACGTCCAGGAAGTGGATTTAAGAAAGCACAGGCAGCCATTTCCAGAGATGATTTTGTTGGGAAATTTATCCTGACCGCATCCCGAAGGCTGTCTCCGGAAGAGGAGGTATCTGTTCCGACATTGGCAGAGTGGTACATCATCCCTCCGGAAATCAAACGGATCTGCGAACACGCAAAACTGACAACGGATACCACACAGCCGATGCGGAATTTTCTTTTACGGGGACCGGCAGGTACCGGAAAGACCGAAGGAGCCAAAGCCATTGCTTCCGCACTTCACCTTCCTTACCGCTGCATTACCTGTTCCGCAAATACAGAGGTATTCGACCTTTTAGGTCAGATTCTTCCGGATGTGGACGGAAAACGCACCCGGCTTCAGCGGCAGTACCCGTCTTTTCAGGAAATCCAGTTAGATCCCTCCGGTGCCTATCAGAAGCTGACCGGAAACTATGATGAAGAAATTTCTGCCGAGGACACCTACCAGAAGCTGATCGATACGATTTTTGATGAAATGCACAGCTATTATAAGGAACACACCTCCGGACAGAACTTCCAGTATGTGGATACGCCTCTAGTCGAAGCCATCCGCTATGGGTATATTCTTGAGATACAGGAGCCTACGGTCATTGCTAATCCCGGTGTACTGGTTGGACTTAACTCCCTTTTAGACCGCTGTAACAGCGTATATCTTCCAAACGGAGAAACCATCCACCGTCATCCGGATACGACCATCGTAATCACCACAAACAATGACTATGCAGGCTGTAAACAGATGAACCAGTCTGTCATTTCCCGAATGAACCTTGTGATTGATCTGGATGAACCGGATGAGGATACACAGGTAGAACGTGCCATGGCTGTTACCGGATGCAAGGATGCAAAAACGGTACGTCTGATGACACGCATTGTCAAATCCATGGCTGTCTACTGCCGGGAAAATCTCATTACAGATGGCTGCTGTGGCATGAGGGAGCTGATTTCCTGGGTGCAGTCCTACATGGTCTGCGGGGATATCCGGGAAGCGGCCCGTTACACGGTGCTTGCCTCTGCCTCTGCCGATGCTGAGAACCGTACGGAAGTGGAAGAAAGCTGTCTGGATACTGTGCTTGCTGCGTAG
- a CDS encoding helix-turn-helix domain-containing protein: MRKAALTEAQIRKHLADNLSYLRQAKTPKLSQKAVARILNLPPKTIMNYENANSSPMAYAVLRLAVYYGCTMEELLTKNLRKERKNIT, translated from the coding sequence ATGAGAAAAGCAGCACTCACAGAAGCCCAGATCCGAAAGCATCTGGCAGATAATCTGTCTTATCTCCGGCAAGCCAAAACACCGAAGTTATCACAAAAGGCAGTTGCCAGAATCTTAAATCTTCCCCCGAAAACCATTATGAATTATGAAAATGCAAACTCCTCCCCGATGGCTTATGCCGTCCTTCGCCTTGCTGTGTATTACGGCTGCACGATGGAGGAACTGCTGACAAAAAATCTAAGAAAAGAAAGGAAGAATATCACGTGA
- a CDS encoding vWA domain-containing protein, with protein sequence MNHSQRNLKKLIRAKEDSIADEELFLSAAYQKYQTSLARAVTGRYRYGLQVLLDWDISEQAGVAYTDNYKVHLNAANPITQSFPTRFLRSQSLTGLTGHEVGHLLYSDFTAHAVHLRSLENGSFYPKEPELSLPAYQTALEEIKEVLEEKDKAGCLTLARCAATFQNILEDIHIEDRMCEEFHGTFRQGIELNNLRMSEQIPSIQEQIDKEYQPFSIIANLILSYCRTGNINNPTGYQGDYLDTISDCTDLLDTAMESEKGTDRMLVSNALLALTWNYIQPLIEKTREELEMHGEDSAADALEDLLGDEVSSGAPLPTGKSGAIPKNIKPASPKGSGNDEGNAPSGPRTKEDAIEEAKQVLSEEGGRIALTKTNTILDENNPGVTYVSQYQGSGYEHAAEDLFRILNDVAAEKVQEDCQTELTEELQKTANDIHYGNAHAGIHVTIHRLTSVSDYLKNEYQTVAPPLLRASKKLQSTILPLLKEEQQGGKQKNLLFGKRLDSHALYKTDGTIFTRTRLPGEEKRLAVALLIDESGSMGWGDRMTHARKTAIVLYDFCKSLGIPITIYGHSTDAGGVALYSYAEFDSVDNEDCYRLMDMCDRNGNRDGAALRFVAEHLCTRPELQKLLILISDGQPADYGYSGTEAEADLRGIKKEYEKRDVILFAAAIGDDKENIRRIYKDGFLDITKLEELPKNMAQLVKQHLK encoded by the coding sequence GTGAATCACAGCCAAAGAAATTTAAAGAAACTAATCCGGGCAAAAGAGGATTCCATTGCGGATGAGGAGTTATTCCTCTCCGCTGCCTATCAGAAGTACCAGACCTCCCTTGCCAGAGCCGTTACCGGACGTTACCGGTATGGACTGCAGGTACTGCTGGACTGGGACATTTCCGAACAGGCAGGCGTTGCATATACCGACAATTATAAGGTACATCTCAACGCAGCGAACCCGATCACCCAGTCTTTCCCCACCCGTTTCTTACGTTCCCAGAGCCTGACAGGGCTCACCGGGCATGAAGTGGGGCACTTACTCTATTCTGATTTCACAGCCCACGCTGTTCATCTGAGGAGTCTGGAAAACGGTTCCTTCTATCCGAAGGAGCCGGAGCTATCCCTTCCAGCTTATCAGACAGCACTGGAGGAGATCAAAGAAGTGTTAGAAGAAAAGGACAAAGCCGGATGCCTGACACTGGCACGATGCGCCGCAACTTTTCAAAACATTCTGGAAGACATCCATATTGAAGACCGTATGTGTGAGGAATTCCACGGCACCTTCCGACAGGGGATTGAACTCAATAACCTGCGTATGTCCGAACAGATTCCTTCCATACAGGAACAAATTGACAAAGAATACCAGCCATTTTCCATCATTGCCAACCTGATCCTTTCCTATTGCCGGACCGGAAACATCAACAATCCCACCGGCTATCAGGGGGATTATCTGGATACCATTTCCGATTGTACCGATCTTCTGGATACGGCAATGGAATCGGAAAAAGGCACTGACCGGATGCTGGTTTCCAATGCGCTCTTAGCCCTGACCTGGAACTATATCCAGCCGCTCATCGAAAAAACACGGGAGGAATTGGAAATGCATGGCGAGGATTCCGCTGCCGATGCTCTGGAAGATCTTCTAGGGGATGAAGTCAGCAGCGGCGCTCCTCTTCCGACCGGAAAAAGCGGTGCCATTCCAAAGAATATCAAACCAGCTTCCCCAAAAGGAAGCGGGAATGATGAGGGCAATGCTCCTTCCGGTCCACGTACCAAAGAGGATGCTATAGAGGAAGCCAAACAGGTGCTTTCGGAAGAAGGCGGGCGCATCGCTCTTACAAAGACCAATACCATTCTGGATGAAAACAACCCCGGCGTCACTTATGTCAGTCAGTATCAGGGCAGCGGCTATGAGCATGCTGCAGAGGATCTGTTCCGGATCTTGAACGATGTGGCTGCAGAAAAGGTGCAGGAAGACTGTCAGACGGAACTGACCGAGGAACTGCAGAAAACAGCCAATGATATTCATTACGGCAATGCCCATGCAGGCATCCATGTTACCATCCATCGCCTGACCAGTGTTTCCGATTACCTGAAGAATGAATACCAGACAGTTGCTCCCCCGCTCCTGCGGGCTTCCAAAAAGCTGCAAAGCACCATCCTGCCGCTTTTGAAAGAAGAACAGCAAGGCGGAAAGCAGAAGAATCTCCTGTTTGGAAAACGTCTGGACTCCCATGCTCTCTATAAGACAGACGGAACCATCTTTACCAGAACCAGACTTCCAGGAGAGGAAAAACGTCTGGCTGTTGCCCTCCTGATTGACGAGAGTGGTTCGATGGGTTGGGGTGACCGGATGACACATGCAAGAAAGACTGCCATTGTCCTTTATGATTTCTGTAAAAGCCTCGGTATCCCTATCACCATTTACGGGCATTCCACGGATGCAGGCGGCGTTGCTCTTTACTCCTATGCAGAATTTGATTCTGTGGACAATGAGGACTGTTACCGGCTGATGGATATGTGCGACCGCAACGGGAACCGGGACGGCGCAGCTCTCCGCTTCGTAGCAGAGCATTTGTGCACACGCCCGGAGCTTCAGAAGCTGCTGATCCTGATTTCTGACGGTCAGCCAGCCGATTACGGCTACAGCGGAACGGAAGCAGAGGCAGATCTGCGGGGCATCAAGAAAGAATACGAAAAACGGGATGTCATCCTGTTTGCGGCTGCCATTGGTGACGATAAGGAAAATATCCGCAGGATTTACAAGGACGGATTCCTGGATATCACGAAACTGGAAGAGCTTCCAAAGAATATGGCACAGCTTGTCAAACAGCATCTCAAATAA
- a CDS encoding AbrB/MazE/SpoVT family DNA-binding domain-containing protein: MNIALIRTMDSQGRIVIPAEIRKQMKLSDGDALELENVGMELLLRKCPTHLNGKEEMASYLSVLYSVIHCGIAICSEAHILVSAGIYLPEGTPVTEELAELVADGQELISAENCPVYPVSNTRQPVCAFFPILREDREPLALLLCSRTGQHLSEMELGCAKLVAAVIANKIK; the protein is encoded by the coding sequence ATGAATATTGCACTCATCCGGACCATGGACTCTCAGGGGCGTATCGTCATCCCTGCAGAAATCCGGAAACAAATGAAGCTCTCAGACGGAGATGCACTGGAACTGGAAAATGTGGGAATGGAGCTGCTTTTACGCAAATGCCCTACCCACTTAAACGGAAAAGAGGAAATGGCTTCCTATCTTTCCGTCCTCTACAGTGTCATCCACTGTGGTATCGCAATTTGCAGTGAGGCTCACATACTCGTATCTGCGGGCATCTATCTTCCGGAAGGCACTCCCGTTACAGAAGAACTCGCCGAATTGGTTGCGGACGGCCAGGAACTGATCTCTGCTGAGAACTGCCCTGTCTACCCGGTATCCAACACCCGTCAACCGGTTTGTGCTTTTTTCCCGATTTTAAGGGAAGACAGAGAGCCGCTGGCACTTCTTCTCTGTTCCAGAACCGGACAGCATTTATCCGAGATGGAATTGGGATGCGCTAAACTGGTCGCTGCCGTAATTGCAAACAAAATTAAGTAA
- a CDS encoding winged helix-turn-helix domain-containing protein, protein MILTISDSEEGILNKIKSVLACESTLEVMEITNSEKLTFQGLEIDQLQRSVIKDGKVVELTRHEYDLLFYLALSPNRVFTKEQIYQHIYEDVESEVDNRVYGLVKNLRKKIEENPEEPHYIETIRGVGYRFRA, encoded by the coding sequence ATGATTCTTACCATTTCTGATTCCGAAGAGGGAATCCTGAATAAAATTAAATCAGTTCTAGCCTGCGAAAGTACGTTAGAAGTTATGGAGATTACAAATTCTGAAAAGTTGACATTCCAAGGTTTGGAAATAGACCAGCTTCAGCGGAGCGTAATCAAAGATGGTAAGGTTGTGGAACTTACCAGACATGAATATGACCTGCTTTTTTATCTGGCCTTATCCCCCAATCGGGTATTTACAAAAGAACAGATTTACCAGCATATTTATGAGGATGTGGAGTCAGAAGTGGATAACCGTGTCTATGGGTTAGTCAAGAATCTGAGAAAGAAAATAGAAGAAAATCCGGAAGAACCGCACTACATAGAAACGATACGTGGTGTAGGCTACCGTTTTCGGGCATAA
- a CDS encoding ABC transporter ATP-binding protein has protein sequence MSIRIDDLTVTFKNGVTAVDHVDLEIPHGIFGLLGENGAGKTTLMRVLTTVLAPTSGKVLLDGTLYCEANYEKIQKKIGYLPQEIDLYPSLTVRECLEYMGDLAGIEKRESKKRIDYYLEKTSLADHQKKKMRQLSGGMKRRVGLVQALLHEPDFLIVDEPTTGLDPEERIRIRNLLVDFAEERTVLFSTHVVEDLMATCNQLAVMKKGRFLYTGTMRELLNKARGHVWECCTEDESLARELERKYHISSKQYTEEGIRLRLLGENMPSESGCIACDVTLEDAYIYVTNR, from the coding sequence ATGAGTATAAGAATAGACGATTTAACAGTAACATTTAAAAATGGAGTGACAGCGGTAGATCATGTGGATCTGGAAATCCCACATGGGATATTTGGTCTGTTAGGTGAAAATGGTGCAGGAAAAACAACGTTGATGCGGGTGCTTACAACGGTGCTTGCACCCACAAGTGGAAAAGTTCTGTTAGATGGTACGCTATATTGCGAAGCAAATTACGAAAAGATACAGAAAAAGATTGGGTATCTGCCACAGGAAATTGATCTGTATCCGTCTTTGACTGTTCGAGAATGTCTGGAGTATATGGGAGATCTGGCTGGAATTGAGAAAAGAGAAAGCAAGAAAAGGATTGATTACTATCTGGAGAAGACCAGTCTTGCAGACCATCAGAAAAAGAAAATGCGGCAGCTTTCAGGTGGAATGAAGCGAAGAGTTGGATTAGTGCAGGCATTACTCCATGAGCCGGATTTTTTAATTGTGGATGAACCAACAACAGGGCTCGATCCGGAGGAACGCATCCGTATCCGTAATTTACTGGTAGATTTTGCAGAAGAACGCACCGTATTATTTTCAACGCATGTGGTGGAGGATCTGATGGCAACCTGTAATCAGCTTGCGGTTATGAAAAAAGGTAGATTCCTTTATACAGGAACAATGAGGGAATTATTGAATAAGGCAAGAGGGCATGTATGGGAATGCTGTACAGAGGACGAAAGCCTTGCAAGAGAATTAGAAAGAAAATATCATATTTCCAGTAAGCAGTATACGGAGGAAGGAATTAGATTAAGACTGTTAGGGGAGAATATGCCGTCAGAAAGTGGATGTATAGCTTGTGACGTAACTTTGGAAGATGCATATATCTATGTAACCAATCGATAA